A window of Cloacibacillus sp. genomic DNA:
CGCCGGGTTGTATATGCAGATGACGAAGTCGGCGGAGGCCGCCGCGCGCAGACGTTTTTCTATCAGTTCCCACGGAGTGAGCAGGTCGCTCAGGCTTATTACGGCGAAGTCGTGCATCAGAGGCGCGCCAAGTATCGAACCCGCAGAGGCGGCAGCCGTGATGCCGGGTACGATCTCGACCTCTGTACGGCCGTCCGCCACTTCGAGCATTATTCCGGCCATGCCGTAGACGCCGGGGTCGCCGCTTGAGACGATGCCTACCGTTTTGCCGCTCAAGGCAAGCGCAAGCGCCTCTTCGCAGCGCGCGCGCTCGCTCTTCATCGGAGAGGCGGCAAGCTCTTTGCGCCCTTTGAATATCGGCTCGATGAGCGCTATGTAGGCCTTGTAGCCGATTATTATATCGCAGCGCTCAAGCGCCTCCATCGCGCGCAAAGTCGTCTGATCTGGGCCTCCGGGGCCAAGCCCTACGACGTATATCATCTCTGCGCCGCCTTCGCCAGCGCGTGATAGCATTCTTTCGCCATGTCTATATCTACCCTTTCTTTTAACGTAAAGAGAAGTTTGTTCATCATCTTTCTTGACGCGGCGCGCACCTTGTCGCTTTCGCCGCACTGCGCGCAGCCCAGTTCGCCCGCCAGCTCGCGTTCGGCGAAGGCGCAGACGTCCTCTATATAGGGCATACATTCGTGTATCTGACGCCATTCTTCAAAGCCCTTTATCTGTTCCGCAAGCAGCCCGCGGATCTCTTTCATAAAGCCGTCGGAAAGCGCGCTCTGACCGAGGCCGTCCATGTCGACGAGCGTCACCGAGGGGCGCTTTGCGAAGGCCGGTTCTATATCGCGCGGCACTGCGAGATCTACCAGCATCCGGCGTTTTCCGTCGTCTGGAAATTCCGAAGGCGACAGCACGAAGTGCGGGCTTGCAGTGGCGCAGACGACGAGGCTGCTTTGGGACATGACG
This region includes:
- the cobJ gene encoding precorrin-3B C(17)-methyltransferase yields the protein MIYVVGLGPGGPDQTTLRAMEALERCDIIIGYKAYIALIEPIFKGRKELAASPMKSERARCEEALALALSGKTVGIVSSGDPGVYGMAGIMLEVADGRTEVEIVPGITAAASAGSILGAPLMHDFAVISLSDLLTPWELIEKRLRAAASADFVICIYNPASHGRPDHLARAAAILMEQLPASRVAGWVRNAGRSEESREITELGKLKDAPIDMFCTVIVGNSSTKLIAGKMVTPRGYRND